One region of Arthrobacter sp. StoSoilB22 genomic DNA includes:
- the ftsE gene encoding cell division ATP-binding protein FtsE, with product MIRFENVTKVYEQNARPALDSVSLEINRGEFTFLVGASGSGKSTFLRLILKEDKASSGSVYVAGQNVANISSWRVPKLRRGIGVVFQDFRLLPQKNVFANVAFAMQVIGKSRSIIRETVPEVLKTVGLEGKERRMPHELSGGEQQRVAIARAVVNRPGILLADEPTGNLDPITSMGIMGVLDKINQNGTTVVMATHDDDIVNEMRRRVVELKNGKVIRDEAKALYTSMIPVVGESRRLRDASGEELNRAQGAQL from the coding sequence ATGATCAGATTTGAGAATGTCACCAAGGTCTATGAGCAGAATGCCCGACCGGCGCTCGACTCTGTGAGCCTTGAGATCAACCGCGGCGAATTCACCTTCCTGGTGGGCGCTTCAGGCTCTGGCAAGTCCACCTTCCTTCGGCTGATCCTGAAGGAGGACAAAGCCTCGTCCGGCTCGGTGTATGTCGCGGGCCAGAACGTTGCCAACATTTCGAGTTGGCGTGTTCCAAAGCTTCGGCGCGGAATCGGTGTTGTCTTCCAGGACTTCAGGTTGCTCCCGCAGAAGAATGTGTTCGCGAATGTAGCTTTTGCGATGCAGGTGATAGGTAAGAGTCGCTCCATTATTCGGGAGACCGTGCCGGAGGTCTTGAAGACCGTTGGCCTGGAGGGCAAAGAACGCCGTATGCCCCATGAACTCTCCGGTGGCGAGCAGCAGCGCGTGGCGATTGCCCGCGCCGTCGTCAACCGTCCGGGCATTTTGCTGGCCGACGAACCGACCGGAAACCTCGACCCCATTACCTCAATGGGAATCATGGGCGTCCTGGACAAAATCAACCAGAACGGGACCACTGTGGTCATGGCAACCCACGACGACGACATCGTCAATGAAATGCGCCGCCGCGTGGTGGAACTTAAGAACGGCAAGGTTATTCGCGACGAAGCGAAGGCACTGTACACCTCGATGATTCCGGTGGTTGGCGAGTCGCGCCGGCTCAGGGATGCCAGCGGCGAGGAACTTAACCGTGCGCAGGGGGCACAGCTGTGA
- the prfB gene encoding peptide chain release factor 2, producing the protein MAEIDFPAEIRALRATYSSIENVTDVDALKAEIAELSEQAGAPDLWDDPASAQVITSRLSHRQSEVERLSKLASRIDDLEVLVELGQDEGDEDSMSEAAKELSSIRKALAELEITTLLSGEYDEREAVVTIRAGAGGVDAADFAEMLMRMYLRWAERHGYPTTVMDTSYAEEAGLKSATFEVKAPYAFGTLSVEAGTHRLVRISPFDNQGRRQTSFAAVEVIPLIEQTDSIEIPDNEIRVDVFRSSGPGGQSVNTTDSAVRLTHIPTGIVVSMQNEKSQLQNRAAAMRVLQSRLLLVKKEQQDAEKKALAGDVKASWGDQMRSYVLNPYQMVKDLRTEHEVGNTSAVLDGDIDDFIDAGIRWRTGNRNAAAN; encoded by the coding sequence ATGGCTGAAATTGATTTTCCCGCGGAAATCCGCGCACTTCGAGCAACGTACAGCTCCATTGAAAACGTCACCGATGTCGATGCCCTCAAGGCTGAGATCGCTGAGCTGAGCGAGCAGGCAGGGGCTCCGGACCTTTGGGACGATCCTGCTTCCGCCCAGGTCATCACCTCGCGTTTGTCGCACAGGCAGTCTGAAGTTGAGCGCCTGTCCAAGCTTGCGTCCCGTATTGACGACCTCGAAGTCCTTGTGGAACTCGGCCAGGACGAGGGCGACGAGGACTCCATGTCCGAAGCGGCCAAGGAACTTTCCTCCATCCGCAAAGCGCTGGCTGAGCTTGAAATTACTACGCTGCTGTCCGGAGAGTATGACGAACGCGAAGCCGTCGTCACCATCAGGGCCGGAGCCGGTGGCGTTGATGCAGCCGATTTCGCCGAGATGTTGATGAGGATGTACCTGCGTTGGGCTGAACGCCACGGCTATCCGACCACCGTCATGGATACGTCCTACGCTGAAGAAGCGGGCTTGAAATCCGCCACCTTCGAAGTGAAGGCCCCCTACGCCTTCGGCACCTTGAGCGTCGAGGCCGGTACGCACCGGTTGGTTCGCATCAGTCCCTTTGATAATCAGGGACGCCGTCAGACATCCTTCGCTGCGGTAGAAGTCATTCCCTTGATCGAGCAGACGGACTCGATCGAGATCCCGGATAACGAGATCCGTGTTGACGTCTTCCGCTCGTCGGGTCCGGGTGGGCAGTCCGTGAACACCACTGACTCCGCCGTGCGGCTGACACACATCCCTACGGGCATTGTGGTCTCTATGCAGAATGAGAAATCGCAGCTTCAAAACCGTGCGGCCGCCATGCGTGTGCTCCAGTCGCGATTGCTGCTGGTTAAGAAGGAACAACAGGACGCCGAAAAGAAAGCCCTGGCTGGAGACGTCAAGGCGTCCTGGGGCGATCAAATGCGCTCCTACGTCCTGAATCCCTACCAAATGGTCAAGGACCTGCGGACGGAACACGAAGTGGGCAACACCTCGGCCGTACTTGACGGCGACATTGATGACTTCATCGACGCCGGCATCCGCTGGCGTACCGGAAACCGAAACGCGGCAGCCAACTAG
- a CDS encoding pilus assembly protein TadG-related protein: MVSSRSGASEEGQITVLIVGFVLLSLLLASVVMAASTVYLEHKKLLSLADGAALTAADSFVAGDVGGASFPSPSLVEARVLAATESYLRAGNAGSRHENLAVAEGTGSEPGGTAVVVLTAVVRPPVVSFLLPDGILIEAKATARSRLTQ; this comes from the coding sequence GTGGTCTCGTCGAGGAGCGGGGCCTCGGAAGAAGGCCAAATAACGGTTCTCATTGTTGGCTTCGTCCTCTTGTCCCTTCTCCTCGCCTCGGTGGTGATGGCTGCTTCCACGGTCTATTTGGAACACAAGAAGCTGCTGTCCCTGGCTGACGGTGCCGCGCTCACGGCAGCGGATTCCTTCGTGGCGGGAGACGTCGGTGGAGCTAGTTTCCCCTCCCCCTCCTTGGTCGAAGCGAGAGTGCTGGCCGCAACGGAGTCGTACCTGAGAGCTGGTAATGCCGGATCCCGGCATGAAAACCTGGCTGTCGCGGAAGGTACCGGAAGTGAGCCTGGCGGGACTGCCGTAGTGGTCCTCACCGCCGTCGTGCGCCCTCCCGTGGTCAGTTTTCTTCTACCGGATGGGATTCTCATCGAGGCGAAAGCGACGGCCCGATCCCGACTGACCCAGTAA